The following proteins are co-located in the Halarcobacter sp. genome:
- a CDS encoding alkaline phosphatase D family protein: protein MTKITRRDFLRISALTASSLVVSTAITGCSGGGNDTAFSLDFWNTVDVNFNHGVASGDPTINSVILWTRITPASDISSVNLFYQVSENEDFTPIVRSGKITTKKEQDYTVKIDLQDLEENKTYYYRFKSNEKTSIVGKTKTISSNPSEVKMAVFSCSNYPNGYFNAYMEASKMQLDVALHLGDYIYEYGMYENDDGVTPAYATKNAIAIGRELPEDNNTELLTLDDYRKRYALYRTDEGALVLHQNLPVITIWDDHEIANDTYKDGAENHDSSEGEFSLRKEHALQAYFEWLPIRPFEDNNNEIIYRNFEFGNLVNLYMLDTRVLGRDKQLSYSDYFDNLGNFDSATFTIDLLDSSRTMLGSEQLTWLQNSLSNSTATWQVLGQQVLMGKMFLPAELLTMIAQLDSDITDAQKLVILTNLNTAITELIAIKTRILANDTTLTTAEKARVETTLPYNLDAWDGYFYEREVILGTSKALGKNLVVLAGDTHNSWASEIKDQAGDLVGVEYAVTSVTSPGMEDYAGLTNLTTAQNFEAALTFLIDDLKYTNLNQRGFMVVSFTSQEVNTTWYYVDNYDSTTYSLDQTREKSLKTLVNTNTIS from the coding sequence ATGACAAAGATTACAAGAAGAGACTTTTTAAGAATTTCTGCATTAACTGCAAGTTCACTTGTGGTTTCTACAGCAATTACAGGTTGCTCCGGGGGAGGAAATGATACCGCTTTTTCTTTAGACTTTTGGAACACTGTTGATGTAAATTTTAATCACGGTGTAGCAAGTGGTGACCCTACAATAAATAGTGTTATTTTATGGACTAGAATTACCCCTGCAAGTGACATTAGTAGCGTAAATTTATTTTATCAAGTATCAGAAAATGAAGATTTTACTCCAATAGTAAGATCAGGAAAAATAACAACTAAAAAAGAACAAGATTACACTGTAAAAATCGACTTACAAGATTTAGAAGAGAATAAAACTTATTATTATAGATTTAAATCTAATGAAAAAACATCAATAGTTGGAAAAACAAAAACAATTTCAAGTAATCCTAGTGAAGTAAAAATGGCAGTATTCTCATGTTCAAATTATCCAAATGGATATTTTAACGCATATATGGAAGCTTCTAAAATGCAATTAGATGTGGCTTTACATTTAGGGGATTATATTTATGAATATGGAATGTATGAAAATGATGATGGTGTAACACCAGCTTATGCAACAAAAAATGCAATTGCAATAGGAAGAGAACTTCCTGAAGATAATAATACAGAACTTTTAACTTTAGATGATTATAGAAAAAGATATGCTTTGTATAGAACAGATGAAGGAGCATTGGTTTTACATCAAAACCTTCCTGTAATAACTATTTGGGATGACCATGAAATCGCAAATGATACTTATAAAGATGGTGCTGAGAATCATGATTCAAGTGAAGGAGAATTTAGTTTAAGAAAAGAGCATGCTTTACAAGCATACTTTGAATGGTTACCAATAAGACCTTTTGAAGATAACAATAATGAAATTATATATCGAAATTTTGAGTTTGGAAACCTTGTAAATCTTTATATGTTAGATACAAGGGTTTTAGGAAGAGATAAACAGTTGAGTTATTCAGATTATTTTGATAACCTTGGAAATTTTGATTCTGCAACATTTACTATAGATTTACTAGATTCTTCAAGAACAATGTTAGGAAGTGAACAATTAACTTGGCTACAAAATAGTTTATCAAACTCTACAGCAACTTGGCAAGTATTAGGGCAACAAGTATTAATGGGAAAAATGTTTTTACCTGCTGAATTATTAACTATGATTGCACAGTTAGATTCAGATATTACTGATGCTCAAAAACTTGTAATATTAACTAATTTAAATACGGCAATAACTGAATTAATTGCTATTAAAACAAGAATATTAGCAAATGATACAACATTAACAACAGCAGAAAAAGCAAGAGTTGAGACCACATTGCCATATAATTTAGATGCTTGGGATGGATATTTCTATGAAAGAGAAGTAATTCTTGGTACATCAAAAGCCTTAGGTAAAAACCTTGTTGTATTAGCTGGAGATACTCATAATTCGTGGGCAAGTGAAATAAAAGACCAAGCAGGTGATTTAGTGGGGGTTGAATATGCTGTAACGTCAGTAACATCTCCTGGAATGGAAGATTATGCTGGATTAACTAACTTAACTACTGCACAAAATTTTGAAGCTGCTTTGACATTTTTAATTGATGATTTAAAATATACTAATTTAAATCAAAGAGGTTTTATGGTTGTATCTTTTACCTCACAAGAAGTTAATACTACATGGTATTATGTTGACAATTATGATTCAACAACATATAGTTTAGATCAAACAAGAGAGAAAAGTTTAAAAACATTAGTTAATACAAACACAATATCATAA
- a CDS encoding TAXI family TRAP transporter solute-binding subunit produces MKKFITVFLPIIATIIFAFYFTSQFIQPSPKKEITIATGSKDGNYYKTALEYKKLLEKEKVKVNIITSAGSIENIELLKEKKADIAFIQNGTTFDSNNKSIKSLASIYYEPLWVFYKNEGFTIDYIIQLISKKISIGNIGSGTRDLANKILTDNGIDSNNSQILDLNNKKASEALEKGDIDALFIVSSHNSPIINKLLANPKINLFSFKRARAYSRKYTFLEALTLYEGTLDLYKNLPDENINILSTTANLVVRENFSNELKRLVLKKVVEVHSKKDLFAKTNQFPNSHNMKIELDEEADKYFKYGDTWLEKIFPYWIASNIDRLKILLIPLLTLLFPLFKGVFPLYNWTMRSKIYRWYEEIREIDNEIDKASKTTLNDYKKRINTLREEISKETKVPLAFMGEYYNLQLHLDHIESKIDKRLLN; encoded by the coding sequence ATGAAAAAATTTATTACTGTATTTCTTCCAATTATTGCTACAATAATTTTTGCATTTTATTTTACTTCTCAATTTATACAACCTAGTCCTAAAAAAGAGATTACAATTGCAACTGGTTCAAAAGATGGAAACTACTATAAAACAGCTTTAGAATATAAAAAGCTTCTTGAAAAAGAGAAAGTAAAAGTTAATATCATAACAAGTGCAGGATCAATAGAAAATATTGAACTTCTAAAAGAGAAAAAAGCAGATATCGCTTTTATACAAAACGGTACAACTTTTGATTCAAATAATAAAAGTATTAAATCGCTAGCTTCAATCTATTACGAACCTTTATGGGTTTTTTATAAAAATGAGGGTTTTACAATTGATTATATTATCCAATTAATTTCAAAAAAAATATCTATAGGTAATATTGGCAGTGGCACTAGGGATTTAGCAAATAAAATTTTAACTGATAATGGAATAGATAGCAATAATTCTCAAATCCTAGACTTAAATAACAAAAAAGCTAGTGAAGCTTTAGAAAAAGGTGATATTGATGCTCTTTTTATAGTTTCTTCACATAATTCACCAATTATAAATAAATTACTTGCAAATCCAAAAATTAATCTTTTTAGCTTTAAAAGAGCTAGAGCTTATAGTCGAAAATACACATTTTTAGAAGCTTTAACTTTATACGAGGGTACTTTAGATTTATATAAAAACCTTCCAGATGAAAACATCAATATTCTTTCTACCACGGCAAACTTAGTAGTAAGAGAAAACTTTTCAAATGAATTAAAAAGATTAGTTCTAAAAAAAGTAGTAGAAGTTCATAGTAAAAAAGACCTTTTTGCAAAAACAAACCAATTTCCAAACTCACATAATATGAAAATAGAACTTGATGAAGAAGCTGATAAATATTTTAAATATGGAGACACTTGGTTAGAAAAGATATTTCCTTATTGGATAGCTTCAAATATAGATAGATTGAAAATATTATTAATTCCCCTATTAACTTTACTTTTTCCTTTATTCAAAGGTGTATTCCCTTTGTATAATTGGACAATGAGATCGAAAATATATAGATGGTATGAAGAGATAAGAGAGATAGATAATGAAATAGATAAAGCAAGTAAAACTACTTTAAATGATTATAAAAAAAGGATAAACACGCTAAGAGAAGAGATTAGCAAAGAGACTAAAGTCCCTTTAGCTTTTATGGGTGAATATTACAATTTACAATTACATTTAGACCACATAGAGTCAAAAATTGACAAGAGATTACTTAACTAG
- a CDS encoding AraC family transcriptional regulator, producing MFMKKDTQKRHRKIANNIMHYIYKHIDTNLDLEELSIAFNISKFHMLRIFKKEFEQNIYEVIKSIRLQKSSILLLTNKDSTITTIAQMCGYSSHGAFNRVFKTRYKMSPKEWRNNGYKKTLNENIKKVSFNNEPKIVKMGSSSVYYIRHKGYDKNIKSAWEKLNFCLLKNNIKEYKAIGFYHDIPLTLNLEECRYTAGIIIDDENIDLPLAKFIMPEVIYAKFEYKGSYENFFDFINWVHFNWLVNSSYETTPEPSFALYKNCKFLDDNQEFNIEYFVSVEI from the coding sequence ATGTTTATGAAGAAAGATACACAAAAAAGACATAGAAAAATTGCAAATAATATTATGCACTATATATATAAACATATTGATACAAACTTAGACTTAGAGGAGTTAAGTATTGCGTTTAATATAAGTAAGTTTCATATGTTAAGAATATTTAAAAAAGAGTTTGAACAAAATATTTATGAGGTTATAAAATCTATAAGATTACAAAAATCGTCAATTCTTCTTTTAACCAATAAAGATTCTACAATTACAACAATTGCACAAATGTGTGGTTATAGTTCCCATGGAGCTTTTAATAGAGTATTTAAAACTAGATATAAAATGTCACCAAAAGAGTGGAGAAATAATGGTTATAAAAAAACTTTGAATGAAAATATAAAAAAAGTCTCCTTTAATAATGAACCAAAGATAGTTAAAATGGGCTCATCTTCTGTATATTATATTAGACATAAAGGGTATGATAAAAATATAAAAAGTGCTTGGGAAAAGTTGAATTTTTGTCTATTAAAGAATAATATAAAAGAGTATAAAGCCATAGGTTTTTATCATGATATACCTTTAACATTAAATCTTGAAGAGTGCAGATATACAGCAGGAATAATAATTGATGATGAAAATATTGATCTACCTTTAGCTAAATTTATTATGCCTGAAGTTATTTATGCAAAATTTGAATATAAGGGGTCATATGAAAACTTTTTTGATTTTATAAATTGGGTTCATTTTAATTGGTTAGTGAATAGTTCTTATGAAACAACTCCTGAACCATCTTTTGCTCTTTATAAAAACTGTAAGTTTTTAGATGATAATCAAGAGTTTAATATTGAATATTTTGTATCTGTTGAGATATAG
- a CDS encoding class I SAM-dependent methyltransferase: MGLDLYSKIEPFLDFQEEVYELHKEFLSFIINKNLDNILDIGCGQGYFLENLLLNKKTCFGIDLSKQQIEFCKAKGLSNVDSIALENVTNKYDCATAIFDVINYIPKDILKSFFQDTNKVLNKDGYFIFDINSGFGFSEVAQGCITIDLEDKFIAIDAIFEDEKLITDLVMFTNNTNDLFKKEADSITQYYHETSYLKAILEECGFKIEQINQFNLHAYEEADKLIFICKKI, encoded by the coding sequence ATGGGATTAGACCTATACTCTAAAATAGAACCTTTCTTAGATTTTCAAGAAGAGGTATATGAACTTCATAAAGAGTTTTTATCTTTTATAATAAATAAGAACTTAGACAATATTTTAGATATTGGATGTGGTCAGGGATATTTTTTAGAAAATCTTTTACTAAATAAAAAAACTTGTTTTGGTATAGATTTAAGTAAACAACAAATTGAGTTTTGTAAAGCAAAAGGCTTAAGTAATGTTGACTCAATTGCTTTAGAAAATGTTACTAATAAATATGATTGTGCTACTGCAATATTTGATGTAATAAACTATATACCAAAAGATATATTAAAAAGTTTTTTTCAAGATACAAATAAAGTTCTAAATAAAGATGGATATTTTATCTTTGATATAAATTCAGGTTTTGGTTTTAGTGAAGTTGCGCAAGGGTGTATAACTATTGATTTAGAGGATAAGTTTATAGCTATTGATGCAATTTTTGAAGATGAAAAACTTATTACTGATTTAGTAATGTTTACTAATAATACAAATGATTTATTTAAAAAAGAAGCAGATAGTATTACTCAATACTATCATGAAACTTCTTACCTCAAAGCTATTTTAGAAGAGTGTGGTTTTAAAATTGAACAGATAAATCAATTTAATCTACATGCTTATGAAGAGGCTGATAAACTAATATTTATTTGTAAAAAAATCTAA
- the trpS gene encoding tryptophan--tRNA ligase: protein MRILSGIQPSGTLHIGNYFGAIQKIVESQEKGDLFAFLASYHALTTVKDKELLEKNIFEAAVNFLSVGIDPEKCTFWAQHHVKEVLELYWLLSNHTSMGLLERAHSYKDKVAKGIIANHGLFSYPVLMAADILLYDSNIVPVGKDQMQHVEITRDIANSFNNHYKTDIFVLPESKVDENVATVPGTDGAKMSKSYGNTIDMFGTKKRIKKQVMGIVTDSKELNEPKEWENCNIYKLCELFMNEEELKELQERYATPGEGYGHFKLTLLDKINEYFAPYQEKREHFIANPKEVHEILAYGASKASKVASEKMRVLRDLVGLI from the coding sequence TTGAGAATATTATCAGGAATTCAGCCAAGTGGTACTTTACATATTGGGAACTATTTTGGAGCTATTCAAAAAATTGTAGAATCACAAGAAAAAGGTGATTTATTTGCATTTCTTGCTTCATATCATGCTTTAACTACAGTTAAAGATAAAGAACTTTTAGAAAAAAATATCTTTGAAGCTGCTGTTAACTTTTTATCTGTAGGTATTGATCCTGAAAAATGTACTTTTTGGGCACAACACCATGTAAAAGAGGTTCTTGAATTATACTGGCTATTATCAAATCATACTTCAATGGGATTATTAGAAAGAGCTCACTCATATAAAGATAAAGTAGCTAAAGGTATTATTGCAAATCATGGACTATTTTCTTATCCAGTTTTAATGGCAGCAGATATTTTATTATACGATTCAAATATTGTACCAGTAGGAAAAGATCAAATGCAACATGTTGAGATTACTAGAGATATTGCAAATAGTTTCAATAACCATTATAAAACAGATATATTTGTTTTACCTGAATCAAAAGTAGATGAAAATGTAGCTACAGTTCCTGGAACAGATGGGGCTAAAATGTCAAAATCATATGGAAACACTATTGATATGTTTGGAACAAAAAAACGTATAAAAAAACAAGTAATGGGAATTGTAACTGATTCAAAAGAACTTAATGAACCAAAAGAATGGGAAAATTGTAATATATATAAACTTTGTGAATTGTTTATGAATGAAGAAGAATTAAAAGAGTTACAAGAAAGATATGCAACTCCAGGGGAAGGATATGGACACTTTAAATTAACATTGTTAGATAAAATAAATGAGTATTTTGCTCCTTATCAAGAAAAAAGGGAACATTTTATTGCTAATCCCAAAGAGGTTCATGAGATTTTAGCTTACGGAGCTTCAAAAGCTTCAAAAGTTGCAAGTGAAAAGATGAGAGTATTAAGGGATCTTGTAGGATTAATCTAA
- the serS gene encoding serine--tRNA ligase encodes MIDIKLLQRDFENVAASLVKKGVDSEVLDNLKSLSEETKVKRQEMEDVTASQNKLSREFGRYKKEKLDIAPLQAEINELKSKKQVLEEEVRALEENLSSIVLGVPNIPDEIVPIGKDEDENVVLETIGEIPSFDFEPKEHWDLDNGWLDFERGVKLAKSRFSAIRGQGARLERALINYMLDFNRSRGFEEWYVPFMANTNTLQGTGQLPKFEDDLFKIEGEDLYLIPTAEVQLTNLYNDEIIPVDELPLMMTSYTPCFRKEAGSAGRDTRGLIRQHQFDKVEMVAITKQEESDEVFEKMVSCASDLLTSLGLAHQKVMLCTGDLGFSATKTIDLEVWLPGQGKYREISSISNTREFQARRAKIRYKDGKKNILAHTLNGSSLAVGRTLLAIMENYQQADGSVKIPKVLEKYM; translated from the coding sequence ATGATTGATATAAAACTACTACAAAGAGATTTTGAAAATGTAGCTGCTTCATTGGTAAAAAAGGGTGTTGATAGTGAAGTTTTAGACAATTTAAAAAGCTTGTCAGAAGAAACAAAAGTTAAAAGACAAGAGATGGAAGATGTAACAGCTTCACAAAATAAGCTCTCACGTGAGTTTGGAAGATATAAAAAAGAGAAGTTAGATATTGCACCTTTACAAGCTGAGATTAATGAATTAAAATCAAAAAAACAGGTTTTAGAAGAGGAAGTTAGAGCTTTAGAAGAAAACTTATCTTCAATAGTTTTAGGAGTTCCTAATATCCCTGATGAGATTGTTCCTATTGGAAAAGATGAAGATGAGAATGTTGTTTTAGAAACAATTGGTGAGATACCTTCTTTTGATTTTGAACCAAAAGAGCATTGGGATTTAGATAATGGTTGGTTAGATTTTGAAAGAGGTGTTAAATTAGCAAAATCAAGATTTTCTGCTATTAGGGGTCAAGGTGCAAGACTTGAGCGAGCACTTATAAATTATATGCTTGATTTTAACAGAAGTAGAGGTTTTGAAGAGTGGTATGTTCCTTTTATGGCAAATACAAATACTCTACAAGGAACTGGTCAACTTCCAAAGTTTGAAGATGATTTATTTAAAATAGAGGGTGAAGATTTATATCTTATCCCAACAGCTGAGGTTCAATTAACAAACCTTTATAATGATGAGATTATCCCAGTTGATGAATTACCTTTAATGATGACTTCATATACTCCTTGTTTTAGAAAAGAAGCAGGAAGTGCTGGACGTGATACTAGAGGACTTATTAGACAACATCAATTTGACAAAGTAGAAATGGTGGCTATTACTAAGCAAGAAGAATCAGATGAGGTGTTTGAAAAAATGGTATCTTGCGCAAGTGATTTATTAACATCTTTAGGATTAGCTCATCAAAAAGTTATGCTTTGTACCGGTGATTTAGGATTTAGTGCAACTAAAACTATTGACCTTGAAGTTTGGCTTCCTGGACAAGGAAAATATAGAGAAATTTCTTCTATTTCAAATACAAGAGAGTTCCAAGCTAGACGAGCTAAAATTAGATATAAAGATGGAAAGAAAAATATTCTAGCTCATACATTAAATGGTTCCTCTTTAGCAGTGGGAAGAACATTATTAGCAATTATGGAAAACTATCAACAAGCAGATGGAAGTGTTAAGATTCCAAAGGTTTTAGAAAAGTATATGTAA
- a CDS encoding YitT family protein codes for MNQFKNSIFIIFGSFCLSFSAVSFLNPNSIITGGGVGIAQLLYALFPSITLGIWIAIVSVPLILIGMSFFGKGFVIRTLFSIALISLFTDLLKEVYLVPASTNETILASIFGGLLVGLGVGFVMLGKASTGGTTILAEIIAAKTRFKTSEILLVIDGLIMFSSIFVYGDVEKALFSVIGVYITSRIIDILLSGKPAQKSVTIVSNNVNELSSKIHKNLGEHGTIVKGMSLNQQASKTLILVIVDISKLQLLKEIINEHDENAFLVVQEASELYGRDY; via the coding sequence ATGAATCAATTTAAAAACTCGATTTTTATTATATTTGGATCCTTTTGCTTATCCTTCTCTGCTGTATCATTTTTAAATCCAAACTCGATAATAACTGGTGGAGGAGTTGGTATTGCTCAACTTCTTTATGCACTTTTCCCATCTATCACTTTAGGTATTTGGATTGCAATAGTTAGTGTTCCTTTAATTTTGATTGGTATGAGTTTCTTTGGCAAAGGGTTTGTTATTAGAACACTTTTTAGTATTGCTTTAATATCACTATTTACTGATTTGTTAAAAGAAGTGTATCTTGTACCAGCATCTACAAACGAAACTATACTTGCATCTATTTTTGGAGGACTTTTAGTTGGATTAGGTGTTGGTTTTGTAATGTTAGGAAAAGCCTCAACAGGAGGAACAACAATTTTAGCTGAAATTATTGCAGCAAAGACAAGATTTAAAACTTCAGAGATCTTATTAGTAATTGATGGTCTAATTATGTTTAGTTCAATTTTTGTTTATGGAGATGTTGAAAAAGCTTTATTTAGTGTAATTGGAGTTTATATTACTTCAAGAATAATTGATATATTACTATCTGGTAAACCCGCTCAAAAATCTGTAACTATTGTATCAAATAATGTAAATGAATTATCTTCAAAAATTCATAAAAACTTAGGAGAACATGGAACAATAGTAAAAGGGATGAGTTTAAATCAACAAGCAAGTAAAACACTTATTTTAGTTATTGTAGATATCTCAAAACTTCAACTTTTAAAAGAGATTATAAATGAACATGATGAAAATGCTTTTTTAGTTGTACAAGAAGCATCTGAATTATATGGAAGAGATTACTAA
- a CDS encoding type III pantothenate kinase: MILCDIGNTTYHFLIDGIHKRYYLNEKLPEFKERIYYISVNDNAAKVLENTHNDCINLEEYLDFDTEYKGMGIDRKVVCLGVENAVIVDAGSAITVDIMEKTEHKGGFILPGILSLKKAYKEISSKLDYEINTKVNLDTIPLCTQDAMSYSILQSIILPIKEISKEKKIIFTGGDGESLSKYFDNCIYKDDLIFKNMKGIIDANNCIA; this comes from the coding sequence TTGATTTTATGTGATATTGGTAATACAACTTATCATTTTTTGATTGATGGAATTCATAAAAGATATTATTTAAATGAAAAGTTACCTGAATTTAAAGAAAGAATTTATTATATTTCAGTCAATGATAATGCAGCAAAAGTGTTAGAAAACACCCATAATGATTGTATAAATCTTGAAGAGTATCTTGATTTCGATACAGAATATAAGGGAATGGGAATAGATAGAAAAGTTGTATGCTTAGGTGTAGAAAATGCTGTTATAGTAGATGCAGGAAGCGCAATTACAGTTGATATAATGGAAAAAACAGAACACAAAGGCGGTTTTATTTTACCAGGTATATTAAGTTTAAAAAAAGCATATAAAGAGATATCTTCAAAGTTAGATTATGAAATTAATACAAAGGTAAACTTAGATACAATACCCCTTTGTACACAAGATGCAATGTCTTATTCTATTTTACAATCTATAATTTTACCAATAAAAGAGATATCTAAAGAGAAAAAGATAATATTTACTGGTGGAGATGGAGAATCTCTGAGCAAATATTTTGATAATTGTATCTATAAAGATGATTTAATATTTAAAAATATGAAAGGGATAATTGATGCTAACAATTGCATTGCCTAA
- the hisG gene encoding ATP phosphoribosyltransferase has translation MLTIALPKGRIAEDTLEKFESAFNEKFIFEDRKLILEKSGFRFLNVRNQDVPTYVMHGAADLGVVGLDVLEEKEYDLIKLLDLQLGRCKVAFGLVKGEELDFTKSQITVATKHEKIAKRYFEEKAMAVKIIKLYGSIELAPLVNLADCIVDIVETGTTMKQNGLEVGPTIMESSAHLIANKNAYYAKKDLIFNLKDKLEAVL, from the coding sequence ATGCTAACAATTGCATTGCCTAAAGGAAGAATTGCAGAAGATACTTTGGAAAAATTTGAAAGTGCATTTAATGAAAAATTCATTTTTGAAGATAGAAAACTAATTTTAGAAAAAAGTGGATTTAGATTTTTAAATGTAAGAAATCAAGATGTTCCTACATATGTAATGCATGGTGCAGCAGACCTTGGTGTTGTTGGATTAGATGTTTTAGAAGAGAAAGAGTATGACCTTATAAAACTTCTTGATTTACAGCTTGGACGTTGTAAAGTTGCTTTTGGTCTTGTAAAAGGTGAAGAATTAGATTTTACAAAAAGTCAAATTACAGTTGCAACTAAACATGAAAAAATTGCAAAAAGATATTTTGAAGAGAAAGCAATGGCTGTAAAGATTATCAAATTATATGGCTCTATTGAATTAGCACCTTTAGTTAATCTTGCTGATTGTATAGTTGATATTGTTGAAACAGGTACAACTATGAAGCAAAATGGACTTGAAGTGGGACCTACAATTATGGAAAGTTCAGCACATCTAATTGCAAATAAAAACGCATATTATGCAAAAAAAGATTTAATTTTTAATTTAAAAGATAAGTTAGAAGCAGTACTTTAA